In Arthrobacter sp. PAMC25284, a single genomic region encodes these proteins:
- a CDS encoding polyphenol oxidase family protein, producing the protein MFSWRAQVRPGVWVAFTDAAAGNLALHVGDDPAAVRQRRRSVEQACGTGSRHFRFMNQVHGNLVAVVAREAGAPTTAVEPAGEDSGTPDPLAPVADALVSAGEPLAVLVADCVPVVLVGQRAAGEPGAGDHVLGVVHAGRPGVANGVVRAAVERLRTLGAVQVSAWIGPSVCGNCYEVPEELRADVSASVPATWCTTSHGTPGLDLPAGVRSQLEAEGVAVEYTGGCTLEDETLFSYRRNHRTGRFAGLVWTDAAGSGAGDAGRGLTHD; encoded by the coding sequence GTGTTCTCATGGCGTGCTCAAGTGCGGCCCGGCGTCTGGGTGGCTTTCACCGACGCCGCCGCCGGAAACCTCGCGCTCCACGTCGGTGATGATCCCGCCGCGGTCCGCCAGCGCCGCCGGAGTGTTGAACAGGCGTGCGGAACCGGCAGCCGGCACTTCCGGTTCATGAACCAAGTCCACGGAAATTTGGTGGCGGTCGTGGCGCGCGAGGCCGGCGCGCCTACCACCGCCGTCGAGCCCGCGGGCGAGGATTCGGGAACCCCGGATCCTCTAGCTCCGGTGGCAGACGCCCTGGTGTCCGCGGGTGAACCGCTGGCCGTCCTCGTGGCCGACTGTGTCCCGGTCGTGCTGGTCGGTCAACGCGCAGCAGGGGAGCCCGGCGCCGGGGACCATGTCCTGGGCGTTGTGCATGCCGGGCGGCCAGGCGTGGCGAACGGCGTTGTGCGGGCTGCCGTGGAGCGTCTGCGGACACTTGGCGCGGTGCAAGTCAGTGCCTGGATTGGCCCGTCGGTCTGCGGCAACTGCTACGAGGTCCCCGAAGAGCTGCGTGCCGACGTTTCCGCGAGCGTACCCGCCACCTGGTGCACCACTTCGCACGGCACCCCCGGGCTTGACCTGCCGGCCGGAGTCCGCAGTCAGTTGGAGGCCGAGGGCGTCGCCGTTGAATACACCGGCGGATGCACTCTTGAAGACGAAACACTGTTCTCTTACCGCCGAAATCACCGCACGGGACGCTTCGCCGGACTGGTGTGGACAGATGCCGCCGGTTCCGGCGCAGGCGACGCCGGCCGTGGGCTCACCCATGATTGA
- a CDS encoding cell division protein FtsQ/DivIB has protein sequence MASTRRPTYRAAQRPAPPAGGDEPATISASKSAADHPVEPGASRDPGTPGRNSRSGTRHDPLPDSVRKSVGDSVGKTPPDIARDNVLSFPEPKAKRRRRVVLSVVGVITVLTASIVAAAVFSPWLALRTISVEGNKLLGAEQIQTALAPLQGKPLPQISDADVAALLKPLVAIKDVDTQARPPSTLQVRITERSPVALVKQGGNYQLVDVEGVQLSTTADPAAVALPVIDSGGEAAGAPIDSELFSAITAVLGALPADVLAKLSDASAASVDAVELKLADGQKIVWGNAGEKELKARVLAALLTVPADPKNPVQVYDVSVPRRPVTR, from the coding sequence GTGGCTAGCACGCGCCGCCCGACCTACAGGGCGGCCCAGAGGCCTGCCCCGCCCGCCGGCGGGGACGAGCCCGCGACGATCTCGGCGTCCAAGTCGGCGGCGGACCACCCGGTGGAACCTGGAGCCAGCCGTGATCCGGGCACGCCCGGCCGCAATAGCCGGTCGGGCACACGGCACGATCCCCTCCCGGACAGCGTCCGCAAGAGTGTCGGGGACAGCGTTGGGAAGACTCCGCCGGACATCGCCCGCGACAACGTGCTGTCGTTTCCGGAACCGAAGGCAAAACGCCGCAGACGCGTCGTCCTGTCCGTCGTCGGCGTCATCACGGTGCTGACGGCCTCGATCGTTGCCGCCGCCGTCTTTTCGCCGTGGCTCGCCCTGCGGACCATCTCTGTGGAGGGGAACAAACTGTTGGGCGCGGAACAGATCCAGACCGCGCTTGCGCCGCTGCAGGGCAAACCCTTGCCGCAAATCAGTGACGCCGATGTTGCTGCCCTGTTGAAGCCCCTCGTGGCCATCAAGGACGTCGATACGCAGGCTCGCCCGCCCTCGACGCTGCAGGTCCGCATTACCGAACGATCTCCGGTAGCACTGGTCAAACAGGGCGGGAATTACCAGCTGGTGGACGTCGAAGGCGTACAGCTCAGTACCACCGCCGACCCGGCCGCCGTCGCGTTGCCGGTGATCGACAGTGGCGGTGAAGCCGCAGGCGCTCCCATCGACAGCGAGCTCTTCAGCGCCATCACCGCGGTGCTGGGGGCGCTGCCGGCGGATGTGCTCGCGAAACTCTCGGATGCCTCGGCCGCGTCAGTTGACGCCGTCGAGCTTAAACTTGCTGACGGACAGAAAATCGTGTGGGGTAACGCGGGGGAGAAGGAACTCAAAGCCCGGGTCCTCGCAGCGCTCCTGACGGTGCCGGCTGATCCGAAGAACCCGGTCCAGGTTTACGATGTCAGTGTGCCACGGCGCCCCGTGACCCGGTAG
- the ftsW gene encoding putative lipid II flippase FtsW: MVSTPTRTTTARSGTAGAGRGNPAGKPGAARDNRPAAVVRRSYRSFWAALEGTGKSSNGSTYYLILGSTLALTAIGIMMVLSASSVEAIAAGESPYSAALKQGMFACIGLVAMMVLTRVNVVWLKRFAWPAYGAAVILLMLVLLVGRSALGNQNWIDIGPFTFQPSEASKLALALWMATVLHRKSNLLGQSKHALIPVAPGAVVIIGLILAGNDLGTAMIVMIITAAALFFAGVRLYVFLISGVGLAICAGILAITSPNRVCRILSWTGQTCADGSDVNYQSTNGLYGLASGGWFGVGLGQSRQKYSWIPEAHNDFIFAIIGEELGLVGTFVVLVLFAILGTAIYRVVVAQKDMFHRVLAGTIMVWLLGQATVNMAVVTGLAPVVGIPLPFISYGGSALLMSLCAIGVVLSLARAQMAPGMQHRRLFGIKLPRRFAARSGRPKAGAAVPAAATKQRPPTPRSGKTAATQSTTAPTPARASNSAPARSPSGARVSKSPASSSSARKRT, encoded by the coding sequence GTGGTCAGCACGCCCACACGCACGACGACGGCCAGGTCCGGCACCGCCGGAGCGGGCCGGGGCAATCCCGCGGGCAAGCCGGGTGCAGCCCGTGATAACCGGCCGGCAGCAGTTGTGCGCCGCTCGTACCGCTCGTTTTGGGCGGCGCTGGAGGGAACAGGGAAGTCCAGCAACGGCTCGACCTATTATCTGATCCTCGGTTCCACCCTGGCCCTGACGGCGATCGGCATCATGATGGTGCTGTCGGCATCCAGCGTGGAAGCCATCGCCGCCGGCGAGTCGCCCTACTCGGCCGCCCTGAAACAGGGCATGTTCGCCTGCATCGGGCTGGTCGCCATGATGGTGCTGACCCGGGTCAACGTAGTGTGGCTCAAACGGTTTGCCTGGCCGGCCTACGGAGCGGCGGTCATCCTGTTGATGCTCGTGCTCCTGGTCGGGCGCAGCGCGCTCGGAAACCAGAACTGGATCGACATCGGGCCGTTCACTTTTCAGCCGTCCGAGGCCTCCAAACTGGCCCTGGCACTGTGGATGGCCACGGTGCTGCACCGCAAGTCCAATCTTCTGGGCCAGTCCAAGCACGCACTGATCCCGGTTGCTCCGGGGGCCGTCGTGATCATCGGACTTATCCTGGCCGGTAACGACCTCGGCACCGCGATGATCGTGATGATCATCACCGCTGCGGCGCTGTTCTTCGCCGGGGTCCGGCTGTATGTGTTCCTGATTTCCGGCGTGGGGCTGGCCATTTGCGCCGGCATCCTCGCGATCACTAGTCCCAACCGTGTCTGCCGCATCCTGTCGTGGACGGGACAGACCTGTGCCGACGGCTCGGATGTGAACTACCAATCCACCAACGGCCTGTACGGCCTTGCTTCCGGCGGCTGGTTCGGCGTCGGACTCGGCCAGAGCCGGCAGAAGTACAGTTGGATCCCGGAGGCGCACAACGACTTCATCTTCGCCATCATTGGCGAAGAACTCGGGCTCGTCGGCACCTTCGTCGTCCTGGTGCTCTTCGCTATCCTCGGCACGGCGATCTACCGCGTGGTTGTCGCCCAGAAAGACATGTTCCACCGGGTACTGGCCGGCACAATCATGGTCTGGCTGCTGGGTCAGGCCACGGTCAACATGGCTGTTGTCACCGGGCTGGCGCCCGTGGTCGGCATCCCGCTGCCGTTTATCTCCTACGGCGGCTCTGCGCTGCTGATGTCGCTGTGCGCGATCGGCGTCGTCTTATCCCTGGCGCGTGCACAGATGGCGCCCGGCATGCAGCACAGGCGCCTTTTCGGCATCAAGCTCCCACGGCGCTTCGCGGCGCGCAGCGGGCGCCCGAAGGCAGGCGCAGCGGTTCCGGCGGCTGCCACAAAGCAGCGGCCGCCCACGCCGCGTTCCGGCAAGACGGCAGCCACACAGTCGACGACAGCGCCGACGCCGGCCAGAGCGAGCAACTCCGCCCCGGCCCGCTCCCCGTCCGGTGCCCGTGTCTCCAAGAGCCCTGCATCGTCCAGTTCCGCACGAAAGCGTACCTAG
- a CDS encoding glycosyltransferase, with amino-acid sequence MNTESPLSVVLAGGGTAGHISPLLAIAGALRLARPGIRLLAVGTPAGMETRLVPAAGLELATISRVPFPRRPTLDLLRLPGRLAGAVRQAGAVLDSAGANVLVGVGGYVCTPMYLAARRRRIPIVVHEANTRPGLANRVGALLGASVAVAFAGTRLRGARHVGMPMRPEISGLQRSAAQAAARTALGLDPLGPVLIVTGGSSGAQSINKTLAATVDALTAAGVQTLHITGRDKTVHDPSGQPLAAPGYRQVEYVDGMESVYAAADLLVARAGAATVCEAAAVGVPAVFVPLPIGNGEQALNAAGLVEAGGALIVDDGGFTPEWVRENIIPLLLDRDRLARMAANAEGLGIRNADQRMAELVLDVAQQEAVNR; translated from the coding sequence ATGAATACCGAGTCGCCGTTGTCCGTAGTCCTTGCCGGCGGAGGAACCGCCGGGCACATCAGCCCGTTGCTGGCCATCGCCGGCGCCCTCCGTCTGGCCCGTCCCGGAATCCGGCTGCTGGCCGTGGGGACCCCCGCCGGGATGGAGACCCGGCTCGTGCCGGCGGCCGGGCTGGAGCTCGCCACCATCAGCCGTGTCCCGTTTCCGCGCCGGCCGACCCTGGATCTGCTGCGGCTCCCTGGCCGGCTGGCCGGTGCCGTACGGCAGGCCGGTGCGGTCCTGGACAGTGCCGGGGCCAACGTGCTGGTTGGTGTCGGAGGATACGTGTGCACACCGATGTACCTCGCCGCCCGGCGCCGCAGGATCCCGATCGTGGTCCATGAGGCCAACACCCGGCCGGGGCTGGCTAACCGCGTCGGGGCCCTTCTGGGTGCCAGCGTGGCTGTCGCGTTCGCCGGGACGCGGCTGCGCGGAGCACGCCACGTCGGGATGCCGATGCGTCCTGAAATTTCAGGTCTGCAGCGCAGCGCGGCCCAGGCCGCGGCACGGACCGCCCTCGGACTTGACCCGCTGGGACCTGTCCTGATCGTCACGGGCGGTTCCTCGGGGGCCCAGAGCATCAACAAGACCCTCGCAGCGACCGTTGATGCCCTCACGGCCGCCGGCGTCCAGACCCTGCACATCACCGGCCGCGATAAGACCGTGCATGATCCCAGCGGCCAGCCGCTGGCCGCCCCGGGCTACCGGCAGGTTGAGTACGTGGACGGCATGGAGTCCGTCTATGCCGCCGCGGACCTGCTGGTCGCCCGTGCCGGCGCAGCGACGGTGTGCGAAGCAGCTGCCGTCGGAGTACCGGCCGTTTTCGTCCCCCTCCCGATCGGCAACGGCGAACAGGCCCTCAACGCCGCCGGGCTGGTCGAGGCCGGAGGCGCACTGATCGTGGACGACGGCGGCTTCACCCCTGAATGGGTCCGGGAGAACATCATTCCGCTGCTCCTGGACAGGGACCGGCTGGCCCGGATGGCTGCCAACGCCGAGGGGCTCGGAATCAGGAACGCGGACCAGCGGATGGCCGAACTGGTCCTTGACGTGGCTCAGCAGGAAGCGGTAAATCGATGA
- a CDS encoding cell division protein SepF: MSGGLRKTMIYLGLADGDEQYESEHQTSHKDEDDSMEQDREERRSPAPVREVPREEPYAAEEEYRAPVTPIKRAASSREETTGLRQITTIHPRSYNDAKLIGESFRDGIPVIMNVTDMGEADAKRLVDFSAGLVFGLRGSIERVTNKVFLLSPSYIEVIGDDKKVSETQASFFNQS, from the coding sequence ATGAGTGGCGGTCTGCGCAAGACAATGATCTATCTTGGGCTCGCCGATGGCGACGAACAGTACGAGTCCGAACACCAGACATCGCACAAAGACGAGGACGATTCCATGGAGCAGGACCGCGAGGAGCGCCGTTCGCCGGCGCCGGTCCGTGAGGTTCCCAGGGAAGAGCCCTACGCCGCTGAAGAGGAATATCGTGCCCCTGTGACACCCATCAAGCGAGCGGCCTCGAGCCGCGAAGAGACCACCGGGCTGCGGCAGATCACCACGATCCACCCACGCTCGTACAACGATGCCAAGCTCATCGGTGAGAGCTTCCGGGACGGCATTCCCGTGATTATGAATGTCACCGACATGGGCGAGGCCGATGCCAAACGTCTGGTTGACTTCTCCGCGGGACTGGTCTTCGGTCTGCGCGGCAGCATCGAACGGGTGACAAACAAGGTCTTCCTGCTCTCGCCGTCGTATATTGAGGTCATTGGCGATGACAAAAAAGTCAGCGAAACTCAAGCGAGTTTCTTCAACCAGAGTTAG
- a CDS encoding YggT family protein yields the protein MGIIFGLVYIALLLFFIALIVRLVFEWVQMFARSWRPSGVALVAAHTVYSVTDPPLKVLRRLIPPLRLGGISLDVGFLLLFVAVSFAMAIARSLV from the coding sequence ATGGGAATTATTTTCGGACTTGTCTATATCGCACTCCTGCTTTTTTTTATTGCATTGATCGTTCGTCTGGTATTCGAGTGGGTCCAGATGTTCGCGCGGAGCTGGCGGCCGAGCGGTGTTGCCCTCGTTGCCGCGCACACCGTCTATTCAGTAACGGATCCGCCGCTCAAGGTGCTCCGGAGGCTGATCCCGCCGCTGCGGCTGGGCGGGATCTCACTGGATGTGGGCTTCCTCCTGCTTTTCGTGGCAGTGAGCTTTGCGATGGCAATCGCCAGGAGCCTTGTGTAG
- the lspA gene encoding signal peptidase II translates to MPRSLPAPPRLPRAAPLKGPPALQPPRPRRAVLLSVFAGLAVFAYVFDQLTKLWVTSNMTEGEQIPVLPPLLHWYYIRNSGAAFSIGENITWVFTIIMAAVAVAILLQLRRLGSLWWALALGLLLGGALGNLTDRLFRAPSFAMGHVVDFIQLPNFAIFNIADSAVVSSVAVIFVLTLRGIGLDGSRHTKDEELPDA, encoded by the coding sequence ATGCCCCGCAGCCTGCCGGCGCCACCCCGCCTGCCCCGGGCAGCTCCGCTGAAGGGGCCCCCGGCTCTCCAGCCGCCGCGGCCGCGCAGGGCCGTGCTGCTCTCCGTGTTCGCCGGTCTCGCTGTGTTCGCTTACGTGTTTGACCAGCTGACCAAACTGTGGGTTACCAGCAACATGACGGAGGGAGAGCAGATTCCAGTGCTGCCGCCGCTGCTGCACTGGTATTACATCCGTAATTCGGGGGCCGCGTTTTCGATTGGCGAGAACATCACCTGGGTCTTCACGATCATCATGGCTGCCGTAGCCGTCGCGATCCTGCTGCAGCTGCGCCGGCTGGGTTCCCTCTGGTGGGCCCTGGCGCTCGGGTTGCTGCTGGGCGGAGCCCTTGGAAACCTTACGGACCGGTTGTTCCGCGCGCCCTCATTCGCCATGGGGCACGTGGTCGACTTCATCCAACTGCCCAATTTCGCCATCTTTAATATCGCCGATTCCGCTGTTGTGTCTTCGGTGGCGGTCATTTTTGTGCTGACCCTGCGAGGCATCGGCCTGGACGGTTCGCGCCACACGAAGGACGAGGAGCTCCCCGATGCGTGA
- a CDS encoding YggS family pyridoxal phosphate-dependent enzyme yields MSRKWTPRRLTVGARLRDNLAAVRRRIEAATEAAGRQASPPELIVVTKFHPVQDIRWLASLGVTDVGENRDQEAAGKAAELDGLNLRWHFVGQLQGNKAKSVVRYAHALHSVDRPQLAAALAKAATAEHERTGRGPLACFIQVSLDDDAGEHRGGIHAADVPALAEQLAGAEGLSLSGVMAVAPRGADPEAAFEKLAGISAALTAVHPGAGGISAGMSQDLESAIRFGATHLRIGSDILGPRPGLR; encoded by the coding sequence TTGAGCAGAAAATGGACGCCGCGGAGGCTGACCGTTGGGGCCCGGCTTCGCGATAACCTTGCCGCGGTCCGACGAAGGATCGAGGCGGCCACAGAGGCCGCAGGCCGGCAGGCCAGCCCGCCGGAGCTGATCGTCGTGACCAAATTCCACCCGGTGCAGGATATCCGGTGGCTGGCGTCGCTCGGGGTGACCGACGTCGGTGAAAACCGGGACCAGGAGGCGGCAGGCAAGGCCGCTGAACTCGATGGCCTGAACCTCCGCTGGCACTTCGTCGGCCAACTGCAGGGCAACAAGGCCAAATCCGTGGTGCGGTACGCCCACGCCCTGCACTCGGTGGACCGCCCGCAGCTCGCCGCCGCGCTGGCGAAAGCAGCCACCGCGGAGCACGAACGGACCGGCCGCGGACCGCTGGCCTGCTTCATCCAGGTCAGCCTTGACGACGACGCCGGGGAGCACCGCGGCGGTATCCATGCGGCAGACGTCCCGGCCCTGGCCGAACAGCTTGCCGGTGCGGAGGGGCTCAGCCTCTCAGGTGTTATGGCCGTCGCCCCGCGGGGGGCAGATCCGGAAGCCGCTTTTGAAAAACTGGCCGGCATTTCCGCGGCCCTGACCGCAGTCCATCCGGGTGCCGGGGGGATATCCGCAGGCATGAGCCAGGACCTCGAATCCGCCATTCGTTTCGGGGCGACACACCTGCGGATTGGCTCGGATATTCTCGGTCCGCGTCCGGGGTTGCGGTAG
- the murC gene encoding UDP-N-acetylmuramate--L-alanine ligase — MTTNNNGTRTLESLGRVHFIGIGGVGMSAVARIMVARGVPVSGSDAKDLPVMADLAAAGARIAVGYDSGNLGDAQTVVAGSAIRTDNPELAAARAAGLPVLHRSEGLAATMADDTAVTVAGTHGKSTTTSMVTVLLQGAGLDPSFAIGANVPALGVNAANGTSGIFVAEADESDGSFLNYRPQIAVVTNVEPDHLDYYGTAEAVYASFDRFTELLPADGVLIACADDEGARALADRTLARGNTRVVLYGTSGDVQVRLQDDGPGKVSISTPAGKFPVDLQVPGRHNALNAAAAFAVALELGVQPGAAAAALADFGGASRRFEFKGSGRGVRVYDDYAHHPTEVRAALSAARAVAGGHRVHVLFQPHLFSRTREFAREFAEALNAADTALVLDIYPAREDPIPGVTSGLIAEHLGSGGRLTGPDAEAIQAVLAVAAPGDIVLTAGAGDVTAYGPMIVQALSKETSGG, encoded by the coding sequence ATGACCACCAACAACAACGGCACCCGAACCCTTGAATCCCTCGGTCGTGTGCATTTCATTGGCATCGGCGGGGTGGGCATGTCCGCCGTCGCCCGCATCATGGTGGCGCGGGGTGTCCCTGTGAGCGGTTCGGACGCCAAAGACCTGCCGGTCATGGCGGATCTGGCGGCTGCGGGCGCCAGGATTGCCGTGGGCTACGACTCCGGAAACCTGGGGGATGCCCAGACGGTCGTGGCCGGCTCGGCAATCCGCACTGACAATCCGGAACTGGCGGCCGCCCGGGCCGCCGGACTGCCCGTGCTGCACCGCTCCGAGGGGCTGGCAGCGACCATGGCGGATGACACGGCGGTCACGGTCGCGGGGACGCACGGCAAGTCCACGACGACGTCGATGGTCACCGTATTGCTGCAGGGTGCCGGGCTGGACCCGTCCTTCGCAATCGGCGCCAACGTCCCGGCGCTCGGCGTCAACGCGGCAAACGGCACTTCCGGGATCTTTGTCGCCGAAGCGGATGAGTCGGATGGCTCCTTCCTGAACTACCGCCCGCAGATTGCCGTCGTGACGAACGTCGAACCGGACCACCTTGACTACTACGGCACCGCCGAGGCGGTCTACGCCTCCTTTGACCGCTTCACGGAGTTGCTGCCCGCCGACGGCGTACTTATTGCGTGCGCTGATGATGAGGGCGCCCGGGCACTGGCCGACCGGACGCTGGCGCGCGGCAACACGCGGGTGGTCCTCTACGGCACCTCCGGCGACGTCCAGGTCAGGCTCCAGGACGACGGACCCGGGAAAGTCTCGATTTCGACGCCGGCAGGCAAGTTCCCCGTTGACCTTCAGGTCCCGGGCCGGCACAACGCGCTCAACGCCGCCGCGGCCTTCGCAGTCGCACTCGAACTCGGCGTCCAGCCCGGCGCCGCGGCCGCTGCCCTGGCCGACTTCGGCGGGGCCTCCCGCCGCTTCGAGTTCAAAGGCAGCGGTCGTGGCGTCCGGGTGTACGACGACTACGCCCATCACCCCACCGAAGTCCGGGCCGCGCTGTCCGCGGCCCGGGCGGTCGCCGGCGGGCACCGGGTTCATGTACTTTTCCAGCCGCATCTGTTCTCCCGGACCCGTGAATTCGCCCGTGAATTCGCCGAGGCCCTGAATGCAGCCGACACGGCGCTGGTTCTGGATATCTATCCGGCCCGCGAGGACCCCATCCCCGGGGTCACCAGCGGGCTGATCGCCGAGCACCTCGGCAGCGGCGGCAGGCTTACCGGCCCCGACGCCGAAGCCATCCAGGCAGTCCTGGCCGTCGCGGCGCCGGGGGATATCGTACTGACCGCCGGCGCCGGTGACGTCACGGCGTACGGGCCCATGATTGTCCAGGCCCTGTCCAAGGAGACGTCCGGTGGCTAG
- a CDS encoding RluA family pseudouridine synthase, with product MESSRAQVAVLIAEGNVSCNGRPVSKSLKLPAGAVLDVVVPERRDPLEIVEEIVDDLLILLDDDEFVVIDKPVGVAAHPSPGWVGPTVVGGLAGLGYRISTSGAPERAGIVHRLDVGTSGVMVVAKTERAYTALKRAFKERTVDKVYHAVVQGLPDPLAGTIDAPIGRHPGHDWRFAVIEDGRDSITHYEVLEAFGKASLVEVHLETGRTHQIRVHFSALRHPCAGDLTYGADPRLAANLGLTRQWLHARELSFDHPRTGERVTVSSGYPQDLQYALDVLESGNA from the coding sequence ATGGAGAGCTCCCGGGCCCAGGTCGCGGTGCTGATAGCCGAAGGCAACGTCAGCTGTAACGGCCGGCCTGTCAGCAAATCCCTCAAGCTGCCTGCCGGTGCCGTCCTCGACGTCGTCGTCCCGGAACGCCGGGACCCCCTGGAAATCGTGGAGGAAATCGTGGACGATCTGTTGATTCTGCTGGACGATGACGAGTTCGTGGTTATTGACAAACCGGTCGGCGTCGCAGCGCACCCGTCCCCGGGCTGGGTGGGTCCCACCGTCGTGGGCGGCCTCGCAGGGCTCGGCTACCGGATCTCCACGTCCGGAGCTCCCGAACGGGCCGGGATCGTGCACCGGCTCGACGTCGGAACGTCGGGCGTGATGGTGGTCGCCAAAACCGAAAGGGCGTACACCGCGCTCAAGCGGGCGTTCAAGGAGCGGACCGTGGACAAGGTCTACCACGCCGTAGTCCAGGGCCTGCCGGACCCGCTGGCCGGCACCATCGATGCTCCGATCGGGCGCCACCCCGGACACGACTGGCGCTTCGCCGTGATCGAGGACGGCCGCGATTCCATCACGCACTACGAAGTCCTGGAAGCTTTTGGCAAGGCCTCGCTGGTCGAGGTCCACCTTGAGACGGGGCGCACCCACCAGATCCGGGTGCACTTCTCAGCCCTGCGCCATCCCTGCGCCGGTGACCTCACGTACGGCGCGGACCCCCGGCTTGCCGCCAACCTGGGGCTGACCCGGCAGTGGCTGCACGCCCGGGAACTGTCCTTTGACCATCCCCGGACGGGGGAGCGGGTCACCGTCTCCAGTGGCTACCCGCAGGATCTTCAGTACGCGCTGGACGTGCTGGAATCCGGAAACGCCTGA
- the ftsZ gene encoding cell division protein FtsZ has translation MAAPQNYLAVIKVVGIGGGGVNAVNRMIEVGLRGVEFIAINTDAQALLMSDADVKLDVGRELTRGLGAGANPDVGRQAAEDHADEIEEVIRGADMVFVTAGEGGGTGTGGAPVVARIARSLGALTIGVVTRPFTFEGRRRAGSAEAGIDALRDEVDTLIVIPNDRLLSISDRNVSVLDAFRSADQVLLSGVQGITDLITTPGLINLDFADVKSVMQGAGSALMGIGSARGEDRAVKAAELAIASPLLEASIDGAHGVLLSIQGGSDLGLFEINEAARLVQEVAHPEANIIFGAVIDDALGDEARVTVIAAGFDDVKATSPSMDQSLPAAPQRPATAAPAQAPASAQVQPVHATVGASSYGGWGQQRPSAVPADAGFDVDLPAVVEPDLSGRHSDDLDVPDFLK, from the coding sequence GTGGCAGCTCCGCAGAACTACTTGGCCGTCATCAAGGTCGTCGGCATCGGCGGCGGCGGCGTGAACGCAGTCAACCGAATGATCGAGGTCGGGCTCCGTGGCGTCGAGTTCATCGCCATCAACACCGATGCCCAGGCGTTGCTGATGAGCGACGCCGACGTCAAACTCGACGTCGGACGGGAACTGACGCGCGGTCTGGGAGCCGGTGCGAATCCTGATGTCGGCCGCCAGGCTGCAGAGGACCACGCTGATGAAATCGAAGAGGTCATCCGCGGCGCAGACATGGTCTTCGTCACCGCCGGAGAAGGCGGCGGCACCGGAACCGGCGGAGCGCCCGTCGTGGCCCGGATCGCCCGTTCACTCGGTGCGCTGACCATCGGCGTTGTCACCCGTCCCTTCACCTTCGAAGGCCGCCGGCGCGCCGGTTCCGCCGAAGCCGGCATCGATGCCCTGCGCGACGAGGTCGATACCCTCATTGTCATCCCCAACGACCGGCTGCTGTCCATCAGTGACCGCAACGTCTCGGTGCTTGACGCGTTCCGGTCGGCTGACCAGGTCCTGTTGTCCGGTGTCCAGGGCATCACCGATCTGATCACCACCCCGGGCCTGATCAACCTTGACTTCGCTGACGTCAAGTCCGTCATGCAGGGCGCAGGATCCGCGCTGATGGGCATCGGATCGGCCCGCGGTGAAGACCGCGCCGTCAAGGCCGCCGAACTCGCCATCGCTTCCCCGCTCCTGGAAGCATCCATTGACGGCGCCCACGGCGTCCTGCTGTCGATCCAGGGCGGCTCGGACCTCGGCCTCTTCGAGATCAACGAAGCGGCCCGGCTCGTCCAGGAAGTTGCCCACCCCGAAGCCAACATCATCTTCGGTGCAGTGATCGACGACGCCCTCGGCGACGAAGCACGCGTCACGGTCATCGCCGCGGGCTTCGACGATGTCAAAGCCACCTCGCCCTCCATGGACCAGTCCCTGCCCGCCGCGCCCCAGCGGCCGGCCACGGCGGCGCCCGCCCAGGCTCCGGCGTCGGCGCAGGTACAGCCGGTCCACGCCACGGTAGGTGCGTCGAGCTACGGCGGCTGGGGCCAGCAGCGCCCGTCCGCCGTTCCCGCCGACGCCGGATTTGACGTCGACCTGCCCGCCGTTGTGGAGCCGGACCTCTCCGGCCGCCACTCGGACGACCTGGACGTTCCTGACTTCCTCAAATAA